The following coding sequences are from one Bombus affinis isolate iyBomAffi1 unplaced genomic scaffold, iyBomAffi1.2 ctg00000070.1, whole genome shotgun sequence window:
- the LOC126927043 gene encoding G-patch domain and KOW motifs-containing protein-like isoform X3: protein MAEEGKKISFGFAKSIKKPVLKNAIPQEKKKVDCIECLDEKGIKVIGEEEKKDEPLIIPLLGSKTWHDRILNKIDADIFLPKADKEKVGDASVNEAKSKLSNGKTSPIISIKKEPVEDSENKVVTLEEQATKEIIEELKSKNKYETKTNDLTLPLVEDESLRGKEQSTLEDYEKIPIDAFGVAMLRGMGWQPGKGIG, encoded by the exons atggcagaagaaggaaagaagatttccttcggttttgcgaaatctattaagaaacctgtgttaaaaaatgctattccacaagaaaaaaagaaagttgattgcattgaatgccttgatgagaaaggtattaaagtaatagg tgaggaagaaaaaaaagatgaacctctaattattccattactaggttcaaaaacctggcatgatagaattcttaataaaatagatgcagacattttccttccgaaggcagataaggaaaaggtaggagacgctagtgttaacgaggcaaaatcaaagctatctaatggaaaaacatcgccaataatatcaataaagaaagagccagttgaagatagtgaaaataaagttgttactttagaagagcaagcgacgaaagaaatcattgaggaacttaagtcaaagaataaatatgaaactaaaacaaatgatttaactttacctttagtagaagatgaatcattaagaggcaaagaacag tctacgttagaagattatgaaaaaattcctattgatgcctttggtgtagcaatgttaaggggaatgggatggcaaccaggaaagggaattggttga